One window from the genome of Cuculus canorus isolate bCucCan1 chromosome 12, bCucCan1.pri, whole genome shotgun sequence encodes:
- the BNIP2 gene encoding BCL2/adenovirus E1B 19 kDa protein-interacting protein 2 isoform X1 has protein sequence MEGVEFKEEWQDEDFPRPLPEDDPVESDILAAAATESEAEVNGTKVKKKLVAPDISLTLDRSEESVLSDDLDESGEIDLDDLDTPSENSNEFEWEDDLPKPKTTDVIRKGSLTEYTVAEEKDYDRRWRMFRIGEQDHRVDMKAIEPYKKVISHGGYYGDGLNAIVVFAVCFMPESSQPNYRYLMDNLFKYVIGTLEMLVAENYMIVYLNGATTRRKMPSLGWLRKCYQQIDRRLRKNLKSLIIVHPSWFIRTLLAITKPFISSKFSQKIRYVFTLAELAELIPMEYVGIPECIKQYEEEKFRKKLKRVDQELNGKQEQKSEQ, from the exons ATGGAAGGAGTTGAATTTAAGGAAGAATGGCAAGATGAAGATTTTCCAAg GCCTCTGCCAGAGGATGATCCTGTTGAATCAGACATATTGGCTGCAGCTGCAACAGAAAGTGAAGCTG aggtTAATGGAACCAAAGTGAAGAAGAAACTAGTGGCTCCAGATATCAGCTTAACTTTGGATCGCAGTGAGGAATCTGTTTTGTCTGATGACTTGGATGAGAGTGGAGAGATTGATTTGGATGATTTAGATACTCCTTCAGAAAACAGCAATGAGTTTGAATGGGAAG ATGAtcttccaaaaccaaaaactacTGATGTAATTAGGAAAGGATCACTTACTGAATACACTGTGGCAGAGGAGAAAGACTATGATCGACGCTGGCGAATGTTTAGGATTGGAGAACAGGACCATAGGGTGGACATGAAGGCAATTGAACCATATAAAAAAGTTATCAGTCATGGTG GTTATTATGGTGACGGGTTAAATGCCATTGTTGTGTTTGCAGTTTGCTTTATGCCTGAAAGCAGCCAGCCTAACTACAGATACCTAATGGACAATCTATTTAA GTATGTAATTGGCACTTTAGAAATGTTAGTAGCAGAGAACTATATGATAGTTTACCTGAATGGTGCAACAACACGGAGAAAAATGCCAAGTTTAGGCTGGCTTAGGAAATGTTACCAGCAAATTGATAGAAG GTTaaggaaaaatctgaaatcaTTAATCATAGTTCATCCTTCTTGGTTCATCAGAACACTTCTGGCCATCACAAAACCTTTTATTAG CTCGAAATTCAGCCAAAAAATCAGGTATGTCTTTACCCTGGCAGAACTAGCTGAACTCATCCCCATGGAATATGTTGGCATCCCAGAATGCATAAAACA gtatgaagaagaaaaatttagaaagaaactgaaaag AGTTGACCAAGAGCTGAATGGAAAACAAGAGCAGAAGAGTGAGCAGTGA
- the BNIP2 gene encoding BCL2/adenovirus E1B 19 kDa protein-interacting protein 2 isoform X2 has translation MEGVEFKEEWQDEDFPRPLPEDDPVESDILAAAATESEAEVNGTKVKKKLVAPDISLTLDRSEESVLSDDLDESGEIDLDDLDTPSENSNEFEWEDDLPKPKTTDVIRKGSLTEYTVAEEKDYDRRWRMFRIGEQDHRVDMKAIEPYKKVISHGGYYGDGLNAIVVFAVCFMPESSQPNYRYLMDNLFKYVIGTLEMLVAENYMIVYLNGATTRRKMPSLGWLRKCYQQIDRRLRKNLKSLIIVHPSWFIRTLLAITKPFISSKFSQKIRYVFTLAELAELIPMEYVGIPECIKQVDQELNGKQEQKSEQ, from the exons ATGGAAGGAGTTGAATTTAAGGAAGAATGGCAAGATGAAGATTTTCCAAg GCCTCTGCCAGAGGATGATCCTGTTGAATCAGACATATTGGCTGCAGCTGCAACAGAAAGTGAAGCTG aggtTAATGGAACCAAAGTGAAGAAGAAACTAGTGGCTCCAGATATCAGCTTAACTTTGGATCGCAGTGAGGAATCTGTTTTGTCTGATGACTTGGATGAGAGTGGAGAGATTGATTTGGATGATTTAGATACTCCTTCAGAAAACAGCAATGAGTTTGAATGGGAAG ATGAtcttccaaaaccaaaaactacTGATGTAATTAGGAAAGGATCACTTACTGAATACACTGTGGCAGAGGAGAAAGACTATGATCGACGCTGGCGAATGTTTAGGATTGGAGAACAGGACCATAGGGTGGACATGAAGGCAATTGAACCATATAAAAAAGTTATCAGTCATGGTG GTTATTATGGTGACGGGTTAAATGCCATTGTTGTGTTTGCAGTTTGCTTTATGCCTGAAAGCAGCCAGCCTAACTACAGATACCTAATGGACAATCTATTTAA GTATGTAATTGGCACTTTAGAAATGTTAGTAGCAGAGAACTATATGATAGTTTACCTGAATGGTGCAACAACACGGAGAAAAATGCCAAGTTTAGGCTGGCTTAGGAAATGTTACCAGCAAATTGATAGAAG GTTaaggaaaaatctgaaatcaTTAATCATAGTTCATCCTTCTTGGTTCATCAGAACACTTCTGGCCATCACAAAACCTTTTATTAG CTCGAAATTCAGCCAAAAAATCAGGTATGTCTTTACCCTGGCAGAACTAGCTGAACTCATCCCCATGGAATATGTTGGCATCCCAGAATGCATAAAACA AGTTGACCAAGAGCTGAATGGAAAACAAGAGCAGAAGAGTGAGCAGTGA